In Accipiter gentilis chromosome 17, bAccGen1.1, whole genome shotgun sequence, one DNA window encodes the following:
- the POLD4 gene encoding DNA polymerase delta subunit 4 yields the protein MEQPRRITDSFPRRRRRPGRIPGGVKGRDRPRARPCAPPPAEEPPPSPPDQALLEMLRRFDLAWEYGPCTGITRLQRWERAQALGLSPPGPVRDALLEHWDNPAVIYSLWHEYGL from the exons ATGGAGCAGCCCCGGCGCATCACCGACTCCTTCCCGCGGCGGCGGAGACGACCGGGACGAATCCCGGGCGGGGTGAAGGGCAGGGACCGTCCCCGGGCCCGGCCCTGTGCCCCCCCGCCCGCCGAGGAGCCCCCGCCGTCCCCCCCGGACCAAGCTCTCCTGGAGATGCTCAGGCGCTTCGACCTCGCCTGGGAGTACGGACCCTGCACCG gtaTCACCCGCCTGCAGCGGTGGGAGCGGGCGCAGgcgctggggctgagccccccggGCCCCGTTCGTGACGCCCTCCTGGAACACTGGGACAACCCTGCCGTCATCTACAG CCTCTGGCACGAGTACGGGCTCTGA
- the GLYATL3 gene encoding glycine N-acyltransferase-like protein 3, with amino-acid sequence MLLLTCPAHLQRLEGALRRSLPLTLPVYGAVMNINRGNPGKFEVVVDSWPDFGAVLARQSGEMPVDDCYRNMHGAFYRDVGAYRALLETPGCLRWDTAFHIFGLQEGVATVSQAIAGTKGIELEISDYYTYMHPDPSTMPEPRLDPDIRVGSVSPAHVDLLNETWTYGGNARSRRYLAEVLSRFPSICLQDGTGQPVCWVLTDPFGTGAHGYTLPTHRRRGHMQAAMVLAARRAQARGFPTFGHTATGNLPMQRLQEELGHQRLPGLCHFVLHNPSLGRAGP; translated from the exons ATGCTGCTCCTGACGTGCCCGGCCCACCTGCAGCGCCTGGAGGGGGCCCTGCGGAGGAGCCTGCCCCTCACCCTGCCG GTCTACGGGGCGGTGATGAACATAAACCGGGGGAACCCGGGGAAGTTCGAGGTCGTGGTGGACTCGTGGCCCGATTTCGGCGCCGTGCTGGCGCGGCAGAGCGGAGAG ATGCCAGTGGATGACTGCTACAGGAACATGCACGGGGCTTTCTACCGGGATGTGGGTGCCTACCGGGCGCTGCTGGAGACCCCCGGCTGCCTGCGCTGGGACACCGCCTTCCACATCTTTG ggctgcaggagggggtGGCCACGGTGTCACAGGCCATCGCGGGGACCAAGGGGATCGAGCTGGAGATCTCCGATTACTACACCTACATGCACCCTGACCCCAGCACCATGCCCGAACCCCG GCTGGACCCTGACATACGGGTGGGTTCGGTGAGCCCGGCGCACGTGGATCTGCTGAACGAGACGTGGACGTACGGGGGCAACGCGCGCAGCCGGCGGTACTTGGCGGAGGTGCTGAGTCGCTTTCCCAGCATCTGCCTGCAGGATGGGACCGGGCAGCCCGTCTGCTGGGTCCTGACCGACCCCTTTGGGACGGGGGCCCACGGCTACACCCTACCCACCCATCGCCGCCGTGGCCACATGCAGGCGGCGATGGTCCTCGCCGCCCGTCGGGCGCAAGCCCGTGGCTTCCCCACTTTTGGGCACACGGCCACGGGCAACCTGCCCATGCAGcggctgcaggaggagctgggccaCCAACGACTGCCGGGGCTGTGCCACTTCGTCCTGCACAaccccagcctgggcagggcCGGACCCTGA
- the LOC126047505 gene encoding glycine N-acyltransferase-like protein 3: MLILKCPGQLQFLEETLRKSLPATLPVLGTVMTVAQGNPAAHEVLVDSWPHFGVVLTRLRPEEQRDPGDFYTNQLTVYYRDEGAWRALLGGTEAVDWSRAFQMHGMQEGMYEATREAADAKGLRLETYRYQALLSPRPPQPRVPVPPGLRLAPVSPSHVPLLNATWSFGGNARSRQFLLGLVRALPSACLLGPRGRPVSWSLLDPLGSLSHGYTLPAWRGQGLSGVILGALGQGLHAHGFPIYCGVLPHNTPSQRAVRSVGFLPQPGTFYTLVVTPQ, from the exons ATGCTGATCCTGAAGTGCCCGGGCCAGCTGCAGTTCCTGGAGGAGACCCTTAGGAAGAGCCTGCCTGCCACCCTGCCG GTCCTGGGGACCGTGATGACAGTGGCCCAAGGGAACCCGGCTGCCCACGAGGTGCTGGTGGACTCCTGGCCCCATTTTGGCGTCGTCTTGACCCGCTTGCGCCCAGAG gAGCAGAGGGACCCTGGGGACTTCTACACCAACCAGCTGACGGTGTATTACCGGGATGAGGGGGCCTGGCGGGCGCTGCTGGGGGGCACTGAGGCGGTGGACTGGAGCCGAGCCTTCCAGATGCATG GGATGCAGGAGGGGATGTACGAGGCCACGCGTGAGGCGGCCGATGCCAAGGGGCTGCGGCTGGAGACGTACCGGTACCAGGCGCTGCTGAGCCCccgacccccccagccccgtgtgCC GGTACCACCGGGACTGCGCTTGGCACCCGTGTCCCCATCCCACGTCCCGCTGCTCAACGCCACGTGGAGTTTCGGGGGCAATGCCCGCAGCCGGCAGTTCCTGCTGGGGCTGGTGCGGGCACTGCCCAGCGCCTGCCTGTTGGGACCCCGTGGGCGCCCCGTCTCCTGGAGCCTGTTGGACCCCCTGGGTTCCCTGAGCCACGGCTACACGCTGCCCGCCTGGCGCGGGCAGGGCCTGAGCGGGGTGATCCTGGGTGCCCTGGGTCAGGGGCTGCACGCCCACGGCTTCCCCATCTACTGCGGGGTGTTGCCCCACAACACCCCCTCGCAGCGGGCTGTCCGCTCCGTGGGTTTTCTACCCCAGCCCGGCACCTTCTACACCCTGGTGGTCACCCCCCAGTAG
- the CLCF1 gene encoding cardiotrophin-like cytokine factor 1 isoform X1, which translates to MGTGVPLRCAGPLPACLPARHPPATHPPPLSRMELRAGDSWGIFTFLCAALCNLPALPALNCTEELGAGQSIQKTYDLTRYLEHQLRTLAGTYLNYLGPPFNEPDFNPPRLARVERVPSATVDLDLWRGLTDNARLAANYRAYSRLLCYLRALDGQAGTAELRHRLGHFCSSLQGLVLSIAGVMSSLGYPLPAGPPAPPGTPVASNDFLKKMDDFWLLKELQTWLWRSAKDFNRLKKKVPPAVVTLRLEARGF; encoded by the exons ATGGGAACCGGAGTCCCGCTCCGGTGTGCGGgaccgctgcctgcctgcctgcccgcccggcACCCCCCAGCCACGCACCCCCCGCCCCTGTCCCGCATGGAGCTGAGAGCAG GAGACTCTTGGGGGATCTTCACCTTCCTGTGCGCCGCGCTCTGCAACCTGCCAGCGCTGCCCGCCCTCAACTGCACGGAGGAGCTGGGTGCCGGCCAGTCCATCCAGAAGACCTACGACCTGACCCGCTATCTGGAGCACCAGCTCCGCACCCTCGCCGGCACCTAC CTGAACTACCTGGGCCCCCCCTTCAATGAGCCCGACTTCAACCCCCCGCGCCTGGCGCGCGTCGAGCGGGTGCCCAGCGCCACGGTGGACTTGGACCTGTGGCGAGGGTTGACCGATAACGCCCGTCTGGCCGCCAACTACCGCGCCTACAGCCGGCTGCTCTGCTACCTGCGGGCGCTGGACGGGCAGGCGGGCACCGCCGAGCTGCGCCATCGCCTCGGCCACTTTTGCTCCAGCTTGCAAGGTTTGGTGCTCAGCATCGCCGGAGTCATGTCCTCCCTGGGTTATCCGCTGCCCGCcgggccccccgcgccccccggtACGCCCGTCGCCTCCAATGACTTCCTCAAGAAGATGGATGATTTCTGGTTGCTGAAGGAGCTGCAGACTTGGCTGTGGCGCTCGGCCAAGGACTTCAACCGCCTCAAGAAGAAGGTGCCGCCCGCCGTGGTCACCCTGCGCCTGGAGGCGAGGGGTTtctga
- the CLCF1 gene encoding cardiotrophin-like cytokine factor 1 isoform X2, giving the protein MAGDSWGIFTFLCAALCNLPALPALNCTEELGAGQSIQKTYDLTRYLEHQLRTLAGTYLNYLGPPFNEPDFNPPRLARVERVPSATVDLDLWRGLTDNARLAANYRAYSRLLCYLRALDGQAGTAELRHRLGHFCSSLQGLVLSIAGVMSSLGYPLPAGPPAPPGTPVASNDFLKKMDDFWLLKELQTWLWRSAKDFNRLKKKVPPAVVTLRLEARGF; this is encoded by the exons ATGGCGG GAGACTCTTGGGGGATCTTCACCTTCCTGTGCGCCGCGCTCTGCAACCTGCCAGCGCTGCCCGCCCTCAACTGCACGGAGGAGCTGGGTGCCGGCCAGTCCATCCAGAAGACCTACGACCTGACCCGCTATCTGGAGCACCAGCTCCGCACCCTCGCCGGCACCTAC CTGAACTACCTGGGCCCCCCCTTCAATGAGCCCGACTTCAACCCCCCGCGCCTGGCGCGCGTCGAGCGGGTGCCCAGCGCCACGGTGGACTTGGACCTGTGGCGAGGGTTGACCGATAACGCCCGTCTGGCCGCCAACTACCGCGCCTACAGCCGGCTGCTCTGCTACCTGCGGGCGCTGGACGGGCAGGCGGGCACCGCCGAGCTGCGCCATCGCCTCGGCCACTTTTGCTCCAGCTTGCAAGGTTTGGTGCTCAGCATCGCCGGAGTCATGTCCTCCCTGGGTTATCCGCTGCCCGCcgggccccccgcgccccccggtACGCCCGTCGCCTCCAATGACTTCCTCAAGAAGATGGATGATTTCTGGTTGCTGAAGGAGCTGCAGACTTGGCTGTGGCGCTCGGCCAAGGACTTCAACCGCCTCAAGAAGAAGGTGCCGCCCGCCGTGGTCACCCTGCGCCTGGAGGCGAGGGGTTtctga
- the RAD9A gene encoding cell cycle checkpoint control protein RAD9A isoform X1, protein MKCIVAGGNVKVLGRAVHSLSRIGDELYLEPTDSGLSLRAVNSSRSAFASFLFAPLFFQLYEARGPPPHLELCRCKVLMKSFLGVFRSLPSLEKTVGKCLILLKPHASRLVVQLHCKYGVTKTHNLTFQECERLQAVFDTQRCASSLCAPARVLAEAVVHFPQTLAEVTLAAGPGGKISLRNHVEDEAEPGKTMVTELWLAEDEFQTAAVAPGSRITFCLKEFRGLLTFAEASNLPLTVHYDVPGRPVIFTLEDAVLEVHLVLATLSDPESNLQPPTANGVSHLPAPSDEFADDLESYMIAMEPPSTYEEGSGVPPIPTFPLCIPDPAESDTEEEEEEEEEEGAVLGTPPHKKFRSLFFGSVLAPGGPGLAPTLEVLAEDSDGEY, encoded by the exons ATGAAGTGCATCGTCGCCGGCGGCAACGTCAAAG tcctcgGCCGAGCCGTGCACTCCCTGTCCCGCATCGGGGACGAGCTCTACCTGGAACCCACCGACAGCGGG ctgtcccTGCGCGCCGTCAACTCGTCCCGCTCCGCCTTCGCCTCCTTCCTCTTCGCTCCCCTCTTCTTCCAGCTGTACGAGGCGAGGGGCCCCCCGCCCCACCTGGAGCTCTGCCGATGCAAAGTCCTCATGAAG TCCTTCCTGGGTGTTTTCCGCTCGCTGCCCTCGCTGGAGAAGACGGTGGGGAAATGTCTCATCCTGCTCAAACCCCACGCCAGCCGCCTCGTCGTGCAGCTCCACTGCAAGTACG GCGTCACCAAGACCCACAACCTGACCTTCCAGGAGTGCGAGCGGCTGCAGGCCGTCTTCGACACCCAGCGCTGCGCCAGCAGCCTCTGCGCCCCGGCACG GGTGCTGGCGGAGGCCGTGGTCCACTTCCCCCAGACGCTGGCTGAGGTGACGCTGGCTGCTGGCCCCGGGGGCAAGATCAGCCTTCGGAACCACGTGGAGGACGAAGCGG AGCCAGGGAAAACAATGGTGACGGAGCTGTGGCTGGCCGAGGACGAGTTTCAGACGGCGGCCGTGGCCCCGGGCTCCCGCATCACTTTCTGCCTCAAGGAGTTTCGG GGGCTGCTGACCTTCGCTGAGGCCTCCAACCTGCCCCTCACCGTCCACTACGACGTGCCTGGCAG GCCGGTGATCTTCACCCTGGAAGACGCAGTGCTGGAGGTCCACCTGGTGCTGGCCACCCTCTCAGACCCAGAAAGCAACTTGCAGCCCCCCACGGCCAACGG TGTGTCCCACCTGCCTGCCCCATCAGATGAGTTCGCCGATGACCTCGAGTCCTACATGATTGCCATGGAACCCCCCAGCACCTACGAGGAGGGCTCAGGGGTGCCTCCCATCCCCACTTTCCCCCTGTGCATCCCGGATCCAGCCGAAAGCGacactgaggaggaagaggaagaggaggaggaggaaggagctgtgctggggaccccccctcaCAAGAAG TTTCGCTCTCTGTTTTTTGGCTCGGTGTTGGCACCAGGGGGGCCCGGCCTGGCCCCCACCCTGGAGGTGCTGGCGGAGGACAGCGATGGCGAGTACTGA
- the RAD9A gene encoding cell cycle checkpoint control protein RAD9A isoform X2: MKSFLGVFRSLPSLEKTVGKCLILLKPHASRLVVQLHCKYGVTKTHNLTFQECERLQAVFDTQRCASSLCAPARVLAEAVVHFPQTLAEVTLAAGPGGKISLRNHVEDEAEPGKTMVTELWLAEDEFQTAAVAPGSRITFCLKEFRGLLTFAEASNLPLTVHYDVPGRPVIFTLEDAVLEVHLVLATLSDPESNLQPPTANGVSHLPAPSDEFADDLESYMIAMEPPSTYEEGSGVPPIPTFPLCIPDPAESDTEEEEEEEEEEGAVLGTPPHKKFRSLFFGSVLAPGGPGLAPTLEVLAEDSDGEY, encoded by the exons ATGAAG TCCTTCCTGGGTGTTTTCCGCTCGCTGCCCTCGCTGGAGAAGACGGTGGGGAAATGTCTCATCCTGCTCAAACCCCACGCCAGCCGCCTCGTCGTGCAGCTCCACTGCAAGTACG GCGTCACCAAGACCCACAACCTGACCTTCCAGGAGTGCGAGCGGCTGCAGGCCGTCTTCGACACCCAGCGCTGCGCCAGCAGCCTCTGCGCCCCGGCACG GGTGCTGGCGGAGGCCGTGGTCCACTTCCCCCAGACGCTGGCTGAGGTGACGCTGGCTGCTGGCCCCGGGGGCAAGATCAGCCTTCGGAACCACGTGGAGGACGAAGCGG AGCCAGGGAAAACAATGGTGACGGAGCTGTGGCTGGCCGAGGACGAGTTTCAGACGGCGGCCGTGGCCCCGGGCTCCCGCATCACTTTCTGCCTCAAGGAGTTTCGG GGGCTGCTGACCTTCGCTGAGGCCTCCAACCTGCCCCTCACCGTCCACTACGACGTGCCTGGCAG GCCGGTGATCTTCACCCTGGAAGACGCAGTGCTGGAGGTCCACCTGGTGCTGGCCACCCTCTCAGACCCAGAAAGCAACTTGCAGCCCCCCACGGCCAACGG TGTGTCCCACCTGCCTGCCCCATCAGATGAGTTCGCCGATGACCTCGAGTCCTACATGATTGCCATGGAACCCCCCAGCACCTACGAGGAGGGCTCAGGGGTGCCTCCCATCCCCACTTTCCCCCTGTGCATCCCGGATCCAGCCGAAAGCGacactgaggaggaagaggaagaggaggaggaggaaggagctgtgctggggaccccccctcaCAAGAAG TTTCGCTCTCTGTTTTTTGGCTCGGTGTTGGCACCAGGGGGGCCCGGCCTGGCCCCCACCCTGGAGGTGCTGGCGGAGGACAGCGATGGCGAGTACTGA
- the PPP1CA gene encoding serine/threonine-protein phosphatase PP1-alpha catalytic subunit, producing the protein MADTEKLNLDSIISRLLEVQGSRPGKNVQLTENEIRGLCLKSREIFLSQPILLELEAPLKICGDIHGQYYDLLRLFEYGGFPPESNYLFLGDYVDRGKQSLETICLLLAYKIKYPENFFLLRGNHECASINRIYGFYDECKRRYNIKLWKTFTDCFNCLPIAAIVDEKIFCCHGGLSPDLQSMEQIRRIMRPTDVPDQGLLCDLLWSDPDKDVQGWGENDRGVSFTFGAEVVAKFLHKHDLDLICRAHQVVEDGYEFFAKRQLVTLFSAPNYCGEFDNAGAMMSVDETLMCSFQILKPADKNKGKYGQFSGLNPAGRPVTPPRNSAKAKK; encoded by the exons ATGGCGGACACCGAGAAGCTCAACCTCGACTCCATCATCAGCCGCCTCCTGGAGG TCCAAGGGTCGCGGCCGGGGAAGAACGTGCAGCTGACGGAGAACGAGATCCGGGGGCTGTGCCTGAAGTCACGGGAGATCTTCCTGAGCCAGCCCATcctgctggagctggaggcaCCCCTCAAGATCTGCG gcgACATCCACGGGCAATACTACGACCTGCTGCGGCTCTTTGAGTACGGGGGCTTCCCCCCTGAAAGCAACTACCTGTTCCTGGGCGACTACGTGGACCGGGGCAAGCAGTCGCTGGAGACCATCTGCCTGCTGCTCGCCTACAAGATCAAATACCCCGAGAACTTCTTCCTGCTGCGTGGTAACCACGAGTGCGCCAGCATCAACCGCATCTATGGCTTCTATGACGAGT GCAAGCGGCGATACAACATCAAGCTCTGGAAGACTTTCACCGACTGCTTCAACTGTTTGCCCATTGCCGCTATCGTGGATGAGAAGATCTTCTGCTGCCACGGAG GGCTGTCTCCCGACCTGCAGTCGATGGAGCAGATCCGACGGATCATGCGCCCCACGGACGTGCCGGATCAGGGCCTGCTCTGCGACCTGCTCTGGTCCGACCCCGACAAGGATGTGCAGGGTTGGGGCGAGAACGACCGCGGCGTTTCCTTCACCTTCGGGGCAGAGGTGGTGGCGAAGTTCCTGCACAAACACGACCTGGACCTCATCTGCCGGGCGCACCAG GTGGTGGAGGACGGCTACGAATTCTTCGCCAAGCGCCAGCTCGTCACCCTCTTCTCGGCGCCCAACTATTGCGGGGAGTTCGACAACGCAGGCGCCATGATGAGCGTGGATGAAACACTTATGTGTTCATTTCAG atTTTGAAGCCGGCTGACAAGAACAAGGGCAAATACGGGCAGTTCAGCGGGCTGAACCCCGCGGGACGCCCCGTCACCCCTCCCCGCAACTCTGCCAAAGCCAAGAAATGA